ACACAGATAAACACATTCAAACGTCAACACTTTCTGTCTGCTGCAGAACATAAAGGAGGTATTTcagatattattttatatatttctcaaaatatcttcttatgtgttccacTTAAGAAAGAGTCCAGCCAAATGAggggaaataaatgaatacgGAATCTTGGGCATTTAAATCTTCAGTCCCAATTGTGACATGACAAGGTGTCTCTCGGTCTTCCCCCAGATGATGTGTTCTTATGTTAGGTGTGAGAAGAGATTCTCCTTCATGACAGTCACGTGTGAAAGGAACGTTCAGGACACGACTGACACTCTGAGCTTTGGGTAGATGGATTTAATGTGAACGGTGGTGGCGTTGCCCGATGAAATGGATGTCTCCATCCCGCGGGGGTTGGCTTCCGTCTTGGTGAAGCTGCACTGTGGGAAGGCGGCGGCGATCTTCCTCATGCGGCCCTCTCTGGTAATCAGACAGCGCTGGAAGAGCAGCTTCACTATGGCCCTCCGCATGTCTCTGCTGGTCAGCGTGTAAATCATGGGGTTAATCAGCGAATTAATCATGGCCACACCCAGGAAGTAATTGGCCTTGAAGAGAATTGGACACGACCTGACGGGACACACGAAGTCCAGCAGCAGGAGCACAAACAGAGGCATCCAGCACAGTATGAAGACGCCCACCACGACAGTGACCGTCTTCAACAACACCATGTACTTCTGCGAGCGCCGCGAGAAGCCTTTGGACCGGCTGCGGGCCGGATTCTGCGTGTTGGACTTCACGAAGTGAAAGATCCGTCCATAAAGAAGGACGATGGCCAACAGAACCGTCATGAAGACGAACACGCAGAAGAAGATGTAGCTTTTGGCGTAGAGCGGTAGCACGGTGGAGCACCAGTTTAAGTGACTCAGACAGTTCCAGCCCAGGACGGGCAGGACGCCCAGCAACAGCGACAGAACCCAGCTTGCCGCGATCAGAGACAACATGCGGTTGCGTTTGGCACGCCGGTGAGTCTTCATGTTGACCATGGTGGCGTAGCGCTCAACGGCGATGGCCAGCAGGCTGATGACGGACGCCGCCAGCGTGACGAACACGCCCCCCTCCCGCAGGAACCAGAGCAATGGCGTCAGCGTCAGCGTGTTCTGGCCCGACAGCACAATGTTCATCATGTAGGTGAATCCGGCCAGCAGGTCTGACAGCGTCAGGTTCCCCAGCAGATAGTACATGGGCATGTGGAACTTCTTGTTTCTCCAGATGGCCATGAGAACGACGCAGTTCTCCACCACGATGAGGAGGCAGATGAAGAGAAACATAATGTCTTCTGGCTTGAGTCTGTCTGTGTATCGGTCCCTATCCAGTTTGCCAGTGTAATTATAGTGAAGCTGGAGAACTGTGTTCCTCTGGTAGGACGCCGCTGTGCTGGAGTTGGAAGCCTCAAATGCCACCATGATTCTCTCCTCGTTGATGACTTTTCTTGACGCTATGATCTCAGGCACGTCATAGTTCAGGACGGTTGGGAACGTGAGGGAAGCTGCTCATGTCTTGTAGATATCAGAGGACACTAGAGCAGAAGCTTCCAGGTGGCGATGCGTTTGAGCAAAGCTGCTTCGTCTGTCACCATCCGTCGAGTCTTAAAaccctaaaaaaaaacatcatcataGAAACATCATCATGGGTTTCTAAATAAAGCGAGTGGAACATCATCTGGTTTCCTGATTTCAATTGCATGGTCCGACAACCTTTTCACTTTTCACTAACAGTAAAACATCTTAATGACCGGTGGTCTGCTTCACCTTCGTGATGTTCAGTAAAATGAAACAGATCATTCCTGTGTTTTCAGAATGCCGCTCTGAAAACCTTTGGCTATATCGTCTTACATGTCACTCAAGTTCACCAAAACAGAAGAGTCTTTTCTTAAAGTGCTGTTATCAAATGAAAAGATCCTCCACTGCCCttgatttttattgtgtttttatgtgtgaaatACTGCAAAGAGAAACCATTTGAATGTCTTACCATCTGCAGATCTGCTGTAGCGTCAGTGGAAGAACTGAACCCGACTCAACATGAAACTACCACAGAGCTGCTGGAAAAAAACTCACTTTACACGCACACACGccctttctctatctctctctctctctctctctctctctctgtggctCTGATAGGTGAGtgagttttgtgttgttttagagAATGTGTTTAGATGATGTGTGGACTCAAGCTGTGACGTGCTCCAGCAGTGTTGGGCCTCAGGGAGTCCTGGAACTGTTCACACACCTGTGCATCTCATGAGAAACACTTCTGATGTGTCTGTTGGTGACACTATGTCATGAACGTGCCAGCAAGATTATCACAGATATCAGACGTGAGAGAGCGCAGATCCTTCAACTGACTGTTTGATTgtcaaataaacatgaaatacatgtttgttttatggaTGAAGTTACAGTTCAAACACTTCACCTTACACTTTTGTCACATCGCTTACACACAATTTTTGAAACTATGGCTCCATTTCTAAAACCCCACACAATACCACCAAACTGCAGAATGTCACACCATCTTGGAAAAGCAaacatgtcattaaaaacaattttaactcttctaaaaaatatatttttgcgtAGTAACTCATACATACATAATATAATGAGCCCCATACACACCAAACTACACAGAGATGTGAACAATGAACACTTCTCTCTTGTCTCGTTTTCCAGTGTGCTTTGAAGTGCAAATGAGTTTGTCATATCACTTGCCCTtcaataacacaaacacactgtataTGTGCACAGATCTTCACTATAAACAGAAATGCAGGGAGTTTCCATGTTGTATTctgaaaacattgtattttcattGAGTTTGACTGAGAGATCAACTGTAACAGATACATTTGAAGATTCTGTAAGCAAATATGTTTGTTGCTGTAGTGAAACAAATCTGGTGCATGCTGTCTTCATCCTCATCTCCATCTTTGGATCACTTTCTACATGTACTGTAGAGTAAGTAAACAAAAAGTTGGAAGTGTTTTCA
This DNA window, taken from Triplophysa dalaica isolate WHDGS20190420 chromosome 6, ASM1584641v1, whole genome shotgun sequence, encodes the following:
- the s1pr5b gene encoding sphingosine 1-phosphate receptor 5b; its protein translation is MVAFEASNSSTAASYQRNTVLQLHYNYTGKLDRDRYTDRLKPEDIMFLFICLLIVVENCVVLMAIWRNKKFHMPMYYLLGNLTLSDLLAGFTYMMNIVLSGQNTLTLTPLLWFLREGGVFVTLAASVISLLAIAVERYATMVNMKTHRRAKRNRMLSLIAASWVLSLLLGVLPVLGWNCLSHLNWCSTVLPLYAKSYIFFCVFVFMTVLLAIVLLYGRIFHFVKSNTQNPARSRSKGFSRRSQKYMVLLKTVTVVVGVFILCWMPLFVLLLLDFVCPVRSCPILFKANYFLGVAMINSLINPMIYTLTSRDMRRAIVKLLFQRCLITREGRMRKIAAAFPQCSFTKTEANPRGMETSISSGNATTVHIKSIYPKLRVSVVS